In Wenyingzhuangia fucanilytica, the following are encoded in one genomic region:
- the pyrH gene encoding UMP kinase, translated as MQYKRILLKLSGEALMGDNQYGIDPKRLAEYAQEIKAAVETGLEIAIVIGGGNIFRGVSGAAQGMDRVQGDYMGMLATCINGMALQSAIEATGVKTRLLTAIKMEEIAEPFIKRRAVRHLEKGRVVIFGAGTGNPYFTTDTASVLRAIEIQADVILKGTRVDGIYTADPEKDSTATKFDTISYRDVLDKGLKVMDSTAFTLSEENSLPILVFDMNTKGNLQKLITGEKIGTIVTDK; from the coding sequence ATGCAATACAAAAGAATACTATTAAAATTAAGTGGTGAAGCTTTAATGGGAGACAATCAATATGGTATTGACCCTAAAAGATTAGCAGAATATGCTCAAGAAATTAAAGCTGCAGTTGAAACAGGATTAGAAATTGCAATTGTGATAGGTGGAGGAAATATCTTTAGAGGTGTTTCTGGTGCTGCTCAAGGTATGGATCGTGTACAAGGAGATTATATGGGAATGTTAGCTACTTGTATTAACGGAATGGCTCTACAAAGTGCTATTGAAGCTACAGGAGTAAAAACTAGATTACTTACTGCAATTAAAATGGAAGAAATAGCAGAACCTTTTATTAAAAGAAGAGCTGTTAGACATTTAGAAAAAGGAAGAGTAGTTATTTTTGGAGCAGGTACAGGAAACCCATACTTTACAACTGATACCGCTTCTGTATTAAGAGCAATTGAAATACAAGCAGATGTTATTTTAAAAGGAACTCGTGTAGATGGTATTTATACTGCAGACCCAGAAAAAGATAGTACTGCTACAAAATTTGATACTATTTCTTATAGAGATGTATTAGATAAAGGTTTAAAAGTAATGGACTCTACAGCATTTACTTTAAGTGAAGAAAATAGTCTTCCTATCTTAGTTTTTGATATGAATACTAAAGGAAATCTTCAGAAATTAATTACAGGAGAAAAAATTGGTACAATAGTTACAGATAAATAA
- the frr gene encoding ribosome recycling factor: protein MNEEVTFIIDSAKEGMEAAIAHLVKEFGNIRAGKAAPAMLGSVMVNYYGSQTPLSQVANVSTPDAQTITVQPWEKNMIPEIEKGIIVANLGFNPMNNGEHIIISVPALTEERRKELSKQAKAEAEHAKISVRNIRRDANNDIKKLEVSDDEKKVAEDQIQTLTDAYIKKIDEVYAVKDAEIMKV from the coding sequence ATGAACGAAGAAGTTACATTTATTATTGACAGTGCTAAAGAGGGAATGGAAGCTGCCATTGCTCACTTAGTAAAAGAATTCGGAAATATTAGAGCAGGTAAAGCTGCCCCTGCCATGTTAGGTAGTGTAATGGTAAATTACTATGGTTCTCAAACACCATTAAGCCAAGTTGCAAACGTAAGTACTCCAGACGCACAAACTATTACTGTTCAGCCATGGGAAAAGAACATGATTCCTGAAATTGAAAAAGGAATTATTGTTGCTAACTTAGGATTTAATCCTATGAATAATGGAGAACACATTATTATTAGTGTACCTGCATTAACAGAAGAAAGACGTAAAGAATTATCTAAGCAAGCTAAAGCTGAAGCTGAGCATGCTAAAATTAGTGTTCGTAACATTCGTAGAGATGCTAATAATGATATAAAAAAATTAGAAGTTTCTGATGACGAAAAAAAAGTTGCAGAAGATCAAATTCAAACTTTAACAGATGCTTATATCAAAAAAATTGATGAAGTATATGCTGTTAAAGACGCCGAAATCATGAAAGTATAA